The region CTCTGAGCACATTCTACTCGCCAAAGACAACGAAACCGACGTGATGCTCGTTCGCCGCGCGATGAATATCGCGGGACTTCGCGCGAGCTTGCAGGTGGTGCGCGATGGCCAGCAGGCCGTGGATTACCTGGCGGGAATCGATGGTTATTGCGACCGCGTGCTGCATCCGTTTCCCAAGCTGATGCTCCTCGACCTGCAGATGCCGCGCCTCGACGGGTTCGAGGTTTTAAGGATCGTCCGGACCGACCTTCATTTTACGCACCTGCCCGTCATTGTGCTCACCAGTTCAGAAAATCCTTCCGACATCAAGCGAGCCTACGAAATGGGGGCCACGTCGTACTTTCGCAAACCCGACAACGTCGAAGGCCTGGATGAAATGATCCATGTCCTGCACGCGTATTGGTTGAAGTTCAACCACTTTCCAGATTGAACATTAAAGCCGTTGCGTGACGGTCCCGTAGCTGCGGATTCTCCTCGGAATCTGTGGGTACTCTCCGACCCCTTTAGCAGGTTTTCACCCACTAACACCTGTTGCCCTCGTTTGTACGCTGGCGTCGGTTTTGTCGGAAAGACTCACTGACCATTCTGCATGAACGAAGGATTTGAAACAGACGCCGGGCGAAATACCTCGCACAACGGCAACACAGCGCCGGGAAACGCACGGACAAACGGACACGCACACCGCAATGGACAGGCCGTCCAGGGCGGATTCGATGTCTGGACCGTTGCCGATATTTTAACCCACCGCTGGCACTGGCTTGTGATCGGCGGGATCCTCGGTGCTGCGGCGTTCTTCGCGCTGGGTTGGGTGTACCTCATCAAGCCCAAGTTCACTGCGACAGTGCAGTTGCTTCGCTACGAACCGCCGGGCGGCAGTGATGCCATAACCGGATCGGCGCTGAGCACGGAGACCTTCGC is a window of Verrucomicrobiia bacterium DNA encoding:
- a CDS encoding response regulator, with amino-acid sequence MKNSEHILLAKDNETDVMLVRRAMNIAGLRASLQVVRDGQQAVDYLAGIDGYCDRVLHPFPKLMLLDLQMPRLDGFEVLRIVRTDLHFTHLPVIVLTSSENPSDIKRAYEMGATSYFRKPDNVEGLDEMIHVLHAYWLKFNHFPD